A region from the Acyrthosiphon pisum isolate AL4f chromosome A1, pea_aphid_22Mar2018_4r6ur, whole genome shotgun sequence genome encodes:
- the LOC100168831 gene encoding transmembrane emp24 domain-containing protein 2-like precursor: MQKPLLYLTQFLTLFSVFQQGLSYFLTVDAHAEECFFDKVEVGSKLGLMYEISEGGFLDIDVKIIDPDGELIYEGLRESSGKYTFAATKKGAYTYCFSNQMSTMTPKVVLFSMEVTEPEKVDLEKDSPTGEEGEHKKLETMLRNLGSALTSVKHEQEYMNVRDRNHRAINESTNKRVVMWSFFESFVLLSMTVGQVYYLKRFFEVRRVV, encoded by the exons ATGCAGAAACCGCTATTGTATTTAACTCAGTTCCTTACATTATTCAGTGTATTTCAACAAGGGTTGAGCTATTTTTTGACCGTTGACGCTCACGCTGAAGAATGTTTTTTCGACAAAGTCGAAGTCGGCTCTAAATTGG gtctgATGTATGAAATATCTGAGGGTGGTTTCCTGGATATTGATGTCAAAATTATTGATCCTGATGGTGAATTAATATACGAAGGATTGAGGGAGTCTAGTGGAAAGTATACATTTGCTGCCACTAAGAAAGGGGCATACACATACTGTTTCAGTAATCAAATGTCTACAATGACACCAAAAGTAGTTCTATTCAGTATGGAAGTAACTGAACCAGAAAAAGTAGATTTAGAAAAAGATAGTCCAA ctGGCGAAGAAGGTGAACATAAAAAACTAGAGACCATGCTTCGAAATCTGGGATCTGCATTAACTAGTGTTAAACACGAACAAGAATATATGAATGTGCGCGATAGAAATCACAGAGCTATTAATGAATCTACAAATAAACGTGTTGTGATGTGGTCATTCTTTGAATCGTTTGTATTGCTTTCAATGACTGTTGgtcaagtttattatttaaaaa